In a genomic window of Anoxybacter fermentans:
- a CDS encoding FkbM family methyltransferase, with product MRWLSIDNMSEFRSKLIKKDLYNENAKRYAEKIKNTDNIVIWGCASAGQYVYEFLEKFGVVANIKYFADNNKKKWGTKMNGLLVLSPEEVVKKYNDKSISSIIVATIHLSDVRKQLLSLGIEDYAIDVRGLSLAKDYLDFRNESPFKIINSHIEQYEKVYSYLSDEHSKKVYLGILNSKISLDNKYMKGIASPAKEQYFAKELIKISEEEVFCDCGSFNGDTLETFISLSGGRYKKYIAIEADKEIYNELNKKIAAKGIKNVQTYNVACWNEKTILKFQPSQSSGHITEKGKISVCADTLDNILQNEKVTFLKMDIEGAEEKALNGASTVIKKYKPILAICLYHSLEDYYKIPLMIKELNHEYSLFIRNYTDMLDVETVCYAIPKDRL from the coding sequence ATGAGGTGGTTGAGTATAGATAATATGAGTGAATTTAGGAGCAAATTAATAAAGAAGGACTTGTACAATGAAAATGCAAAGAGGTATGCTGAAAAGATTAAAAATACTGATAATATCGTGATATGGGGATGTGCAAGTGCAGGTCAATATGTATATGAATTTTTAGAAAAATTTGGAGTAGTTGCTAATATTAAATATTTTGCAGATAATAACAAAAAAAAATGGGGAACCAAAATGAATGGGCTACTTGTTTTATCGCCTGAGGAAGTAGTTAAAAAGTATAATGATAAAAGTATATCAAGTATAATAGTTGCGACTATACATTTATCAGATGTTAGAAAGCAGTTGTTATCACTTGGAATAGAAGATTATGCTATAGATGTAAGGGGGTTAAGTTTAGCAAAGGATTATTTGGATTTTAGAAATGAATCTCCGTTCAAAATAATTAACTCTCACATAGAACAATATGAAAAGGTTTACTCATATTTATCAGATGAGCATTCAAAGAAGGTTTATCTAGGAATATTAAATTCTAAAATATCTTTGGATAATAAGTATATGAAAGGTATAGCTTCGCCTGCTAAAGAACAATATTTTGCTAAAGAACTTATTAAAATAAGTGAAGAAGAGGTATTTTGTGATTGTGGAAGTTTTAATGGGGATACTTTAGAAACATTTATTTCGCTATCAGGTGGTAGGTACAAAAAATATATAGCCATTGAAGCTGACAAAGAAATATATAATGAGTTAAATAAAAAAATTGCTGCAAAAGGTATTAAGAATGTGCAAACGTATAATGTTGCATGTTGGAATGAAAAAACAATTTTAAAATTTCAACCTTCACAATCTTCAGGACATATTACAGAAAAGGGAAAGATTTCTGTTTGTGCTGATACTTTAGATAACATTCTGCAAAATGAAAAAGTGACATTTTTGAAAATGGATATTGAAGGTGCAGAGGAAAAGGCTTTAAATGGTGCTAGTACAGTAATTAAAAAATATAAGCCAATTTTGGCAATATGTCTTTATCATAGCTTGGAAGATTATTATAAAATTCCATTAATGATAAAAGAGTTGAATCATGAATATAGTTTATTTATTAGGAATTATACCGATATGTTAGATGTTGAAACAGTATGTTATGCAATTCCTAAGGATAGACTTTAG
- a CDS encoding Gfo/Idh/MocA family protein: MVGAGRATELHMNALQRVSGIPLRFKTIVARRPEQLLPAKEKYGFEIASYDFNDLLNDPEIDVIDICTPPYVHEDMIIKAIQAGKHVICEKPLTGYFGNENDGKPIGLNVPKTVMYEEVLKSIENLKKIIDASDRKFMYAENFVYAPAVVKAAEIISAKKSRILYMKGEESLNGSSSPVAGEWSKTGGGTFIRTGSHPLSAVLWLKQQEAKARGVDIFVESVLADMGRVTPLLSEYEHRHIMARPNDVEDNGTVILTFSDGSKAVIIATDICLGGSKNYIELYCNDANIKCNLTMNDMMSTYFLDEHGLDNVYLSEMLPVKIGWNNPFIADEVIRGYTDEMQDFMESIYYDREPKSGFKLAYDTMKITYAAYKSAEIGQRVKL, encoded by the coding sequence ATGGTTGGAGCAGGTCGAGCAACGGAACTACATATGAATGCTTTACAAAGGGTAAGTGGCATACCATTGCGTTTTAAAACGATAGTTGCACGTCGTCCTGAACAACTATTACCAGCAAAAGAAAAATACGGATTTGAAATTGCATCCTATGATTTTAATGATTTGCTTAATGATCCAGAAATAGACGTTATTGACATATGTACTCCGCCCTATGTTCATGAGGATATGATTATTAAAGCTATACAGGCTGGTAAGCATGTTATATGTGAAAAGCCACTAACAGGTTATTTTGGTAATGAAAATGATGGAAAACCCATAGGTTTAAATGTTCCGAAAACAGTTATGTATGAGGAGGTTCTAAAATCAATAGAGAATTTGAAAAAAATTATTGATGCGTCAGACAGAAAGTTTATGTATGCTGAGAACTTTGTATATGCGCCCGCCGTGGTAAAAGCAGCAGAAATTATATCTGCAAAGAAAAGTAGAATTCTCTATATGAAAGGTGAAGAAAGTCTTAATGGTTCTAGTTCTCCCGTAGCGGGTGAATGGTCTAAGACTGGAGGAGGAACTTTTATACGAACGGGTTCACACCCTTTATCAGCTGTGCTGTGGCTTAAGCAACAGGAAGCGAAAGCACGTGGCGTTGATATTTTCGTCGAAAGTGTTCTTGCAGATATGGGGAGAGTAACACCATTACTATCAGAATATGAACATAGGCATATTATGGCGCGTCCTAATGATGTTGAGGATAACGGTACTGTAATACTGACATTTTCGGATGGATCAAAGGCAGTGATTATTGCTACTGATATCTGTTTGGGAGGAAGTAAAAATTATATAGAGTTATATTGTAACGATGCAAATATTAAATGTAACTTAACTATGAACGATATGATGTCAACATACTTTTTAGATGAGCACGGATTAGATAATGTATATCTTTCAGAGATGCTTCCAGTTAAAATAGGATGGAATAACCCTTTCATAGCCGACGAAGTAATACGTGGATATACTGATGAAATGCAAGATTTTATGGAGTCGATTTATTATGATAGAGAGCCAAAATCTGGTTTCAAACTTGCATATGACACAATGAAAATCACGTATGCCGCTTATAAGTCTGCTGAAATAGGGCAAAGAGTGAAATTATAA
- a CDS encoding class I adenylate-forming enzyme family protein, with amino-acid sequence MKKLANQFYEIAALYPNKIAIWCDDKTITYKELADLVSQYSNYLLKNGVAYRDHIGIPMNNSIESVALILTAANLGVGLVPINPTLPIDAIKTAFAFGNVKHLIARRIFFEQCDKLGGLNINGIKFCLDGEYDGTLPLADAKKMSTKRPILEEVSGDETLILTMTSGSTGSPKPIDLTQNNKYQRAMAHINLYNITKDDNVLAATPLYHSLAERLVLIPLLIGGTSVLLPRFTPHIWLNCVKNLQVTFTIAVSTQLSQIAELLSSPFIPELESLRCVVSSSALLEPHVKTELIEKLKCEFHEMYGTSEISTATSINFKESLNKKQSVGRPIPEADIRIIKDNGELASNYEIGEIACKTSLLCNGYYGMSEVFNDALQDGYFKTGDLGYIDEDGFLYFVGRKKELIITGGINVYPSDIEKCVLKLPEVSECAAFAYPDERLGEVVALAVVTKPNCKLTKRAIQIQCARNLADFQQPHKIFFVDELPKNAMGKLMKFKLMEYVRLHCLDE; translated from the coding sequence ATGAAAAAATTAGCAAACCAGTTTTATGAAATTGCTGCCTTATATCCCAACAAAATAGCTATATGGTGTGACGATAAAACTATTACATATAAAGAGCTTGCTGATTTAGTAAGTCAATACTCAAATTATCTTTTAAAAAATGGGGTTGCTTACCGCGACCATATTGGTATTCCAATGAATAATAGTATCGAATCAGTTGCGTTAATTCTTACAGCAGCAAACCTTGGGGTGGGACTCGTTCCAATAAACCCAACCTTACCAATAGATGCTATTAAAACAGCTTTTGCTTTTGGCAATGTAAAACATCTAATAGCTAGACGTATATTTTTTGAACAATGTGATAAATTAGGTGGACTAAATATTAATGGCATAAAATTTTGCTTAGATGGAGAATATGATGGTACGCTACCATTAGCAGATGCAAAGAAAATGTCCACGAAAAGACCGATTCTTGAAGAAGTTAGCGGAGATGAAACATTAATTCTAACTATGACATCCGGGTCTACAGGTTCACCAAAGCCAATTGATTTAACACAAAACAATAAATACCAACGTGCCATGGCACATATAAATTTATATAATATAACAAAAGACGATAATGTTCTTGCAGCTACTCCACTCTATCATTCCTTGGCTGAAAGACTTGTATTAATTCCGTTGCTAATTGGTGGAACAAGCGTTTTATTACCAAGATTTACTCCTCATATTTGGCTTAATTGTGTGAAAAATTTACAAGTAACGTTTACGATTGCTGTATCAACTCAGCTTAGTCAAATTGCTGAGCTGCTTTCAAGTCCATTTATTCCGGAATTAGAAAGTTTAAGATGTGTTGTATCTTCTTCTGCATTACTTGAACCACATGTAAAAACTGAGCTTATAGAAAAATTAAAATGTGAATTTCACGAAATGTATGGAACTTCTGAAATATCTACTGCAACAAGTATTAATTTTAAAGAATCTTTAAACAAAAAGCAGTCAGTGGGAAGGCCAATTCCTGAAGCAGATATAAGAATTATTAAAGACAATGGTGAACTGGCATCAAACTATGAAATTGGTGAAATAGCATGTAAAACTAGCCTTTTGTGTAATGGATATTATGGTATGTCAGAAGTTTTTAATGATGCTCTACAGGATGGTTACTTCAAAACTGGAGACTTAGGATATATTGACGAAGATGGATTTTTATATTTTGTAGGTCGTAAGAAAGAATTAATTATAACTGGTGGTATTAATGTATACCCTTCGGATATAGAGAAATGTGTATTAAAACTTCCCGAGGTAAGTGAGTGCGCAGCATTTGCATACCCGGATGAGAGACTTGGAGAAGTTGTTGCATTGGCTGTTGTTACTAAACCAAATTGCAAATTAACGAAAAGAGCAATCCAAATTCAATGCGCAAGAAATCTTGCAGACTTTCAACAACCACACAAAATTTTCTTTGTTGATGAACTACCAAAGAATGCAATGGGTAAATTGATGAAATTTAAACTGATGGAATATGTAAGGCTTCATTGTTTAGACGAGTAA
- a CDS encoding acyl carrier protein, whose product MNVSDFIINRLQQKYTIDKNIDIETLNYVESGYIDSLGIIKFIVEIEDEFGIEFSDEEIADPSFKTVGGLIKLVERKVMNNEES is encoded by the coding sequence ATGAATGTATCGGATTTCATAATAAATAGACTACAACAAAAATATACAATAGATAAGAATATTGATATTGAAACTCTTAATTATGTAGAAAGTGGTTATATAGATTCACTTGGCATTATTAAATTTATAGTTGAGATCGAAGATGAATTTGGAATTGAATTTTCAGATGAAGAAATAGCTGATCCATCTTTTAAAACTGTAGGTGGTTTAATAAAACTTGTAGAAAGAAAAGTGATGAATAATGAAGAATCTTAA
- the aroF gene encoding 3-deoxy-7-phosphoheptulonate synthase — MKNLKFVTAKKQNGIYRKTEFRIGDITVGKDFLVIAGPCSVESEEQIMTAAKAVKAAGANMLRGGAYKPRTSPYSFQGLGRVGLQYLSKAGKETGLPIITEVIDPRDVYLISEYADVLQIGARNMQNFSLLIEVGKVGKPVLLKRGMNATIEEWLNSAEYIMNAGNPNVILCERGIRTFETYTRNTLDLSAVAAAKGLTHLPVIVDPSHATGRVDLIRPMTLSAIMAGCDGLMIEVHPSPSHALSDKEQQLTPDQFKNLMEEVRETLTFRDKLYVKKD, encoded by the coding sequence ATGAAGAATCTTAAATTTGTTACTGCAAAGAAGCAAAATGGTATCTATAGAAAGACAGAATTTAGAATAGGAGATATTACCGTAGGAAAAGATTTTTTAGTTATTGCAGGTCCATGTAGCGTTGAATCTGAAGAACAAATAATGACTGCTGCAAAGGCAGTTAAAGCTGCAGGTGCAAACATGCTTCGTGGTGGTGCGTATAAGCCAAGAACTTCTCCTTATTCTTTTCAAGGTCTTGGAAGAGTTGGACTTCAGTATCTTAGTAAGGCAGGAAAGGAAACGGGGCTTCCAATTATAACAGAAGTAATTGATCCAAGAGATGTCTATTTAATTAGTGAATATGCCGATGTACTTCAAATCGGAGCACGTAATATGCAAAATTTTTCTTTACTTATTGAAGTAGGAAAAGTTGGAAAACCTGTTCTTCTAAAAAGGGGCATGAATGCTACTATCGAAGAATGGTTAAACAGTGCAGAATATATTATGAACGCAGGAAATCCAAATGTAATTTTATGTGAACGTGGTATTCGTACCTTTGAAACATATACAAGAAATACCTTAGATTTAAGTGCTGTTGCTGCAGCAAAAGGACTTACGCATCTTCCGGTAATTGTTGATCCTTCTCACGCTACAGGGCGCGTAGATTTGATACGTCCTATGACTCTAAGTGCAATTATGGCTGGTTGTGACGGACTTATGATTGAAGTCCACCCATCACCTTCTCACGCTCTCAGTGACAAGGAACAACAACTTACGCCCGACCAATTTAAAAATTTAATGGAGGAGGTTAGAGAAACTCTGACATTTAGAGATAAGTTATATGTAAAAAAAGATTAA
- a CDS encoding ISL3 family transposase, which produces MQDNNIIKFLDLPDIIATEIISTEDRYIFIAEAKKNHIVCPQCGNITNKIHDTKWQNIRDIPIRGKLVIIRLLKKRYRCPYCHKRGIPEKYESIDKYARNTKRFDKYLAKETVSKDYSKVARENGLSYTAVNNAVKKVIDPLIKQQVSKFSQLKAISIDEFAVLKCHKYGVSITDPINRELIDILPTRKKDDLIDYFNCWEDEQRRQIQSISMDMWRPFKAVADAAFTHAKIVIDKFHLVTLMNRALDEVRKQVQQTVNNHQRRKFFQIRLLLQKRAEELTDEEHEKLIKLFELSPALEKAWELKEEFRDLLQLDDVKEATRALKRWYKEVIKSKLMPFYQVKKIIQRWEGKILNYFKTKITNGFAEGINNKIKLIKRIGYGVPNVMNLRRRVFNAMLSY; this is translated from the coding sequence ATGCAAGATAATAATATCATAAAATTTCTTGATTTGCCAGACATTATTGCAACTGAAATTATTTCAACGGAGGACAGATATATTTTTATCGCTGAAGCAAAGAAAAATCACATTGTGTGTCCTCAGTGTGGTAATATCACTAATAAAATCCATGATACAAAATGGCAAAATATTAGAGACATCCCCATAAGAGGTAAACTAGTAATCATTAGACTTCTAAAGAAAAGATATCGTTGTCCTTATTGTCATAAAAGGGGCATCCCTGAAAAATATGAAAGTATTGATAAATATGCCCGTAATACCAAACGCTTTGATAAATATCTTGCTAAAGAAACTGTCAGCAAGGATTATTCTAAAGTTGCTAGAGAAAACGGGTTAAGTTATACAGCTGTTAATAATGCAGTTAAAAAAGTAATTGACCCTCTCATTAAACAACAAGTTTCAAAATTTAGTCAATTAAAAGCCATCAGTATCGATGAATTTGCAGTTTTAAAATGCCATAAATATGGAGTTAGCATTACAGATCCAATTAATCGGGAGTTAATTGACATTTTACCTACTCGCAAAAAGGATGATTTAATTGACTACTTTAATTGTTGGGAAGATGAACAAAGACGACAGATTCAATCGATCTCTATGGATATGTGGCGGCCGTTCAAAGCAGTAGCAGATGCAGCATTTACTCATGCAAAAATTGTTATAGATAAATTTCACCTTGTAACTTTAATGAACAGAGCCCTTGACGAAGTTAGAAAACAAGTTCAACAAACAGTAAATAATCATCAGAGAAGAAAGTTTTTTCAAATTCGTTTATTACTCCAAAAACGAGCTGAAGAATTGACAGATGAAGAACATGAAAAGCTCATCAAATTATTTGAACTCAGTCCAGCTCTAGAAAAGGCCTGGGAATTAAAAGAGGAATTCAGAGACCTATTGCAGCTAGATGATGTGAAAGAAGCCACCAGAGCTCTAAAAAGGTGGTATAAAGAAGTAATAAAAAGCAAGCTGATGCCTTTTTACCAGGTAAAAAAGATAATACAAAGATGGGAAGGAAAAATACTAAATTATTTTAAGACTAAGATAACCAATGGCTTTGCTGAGGGTATCAATAACAAGATTAAATTGATCAAAAGGATTGGATATGGTGTTCCAAATGTTATGAATCTAAGGAGAAGAGTATTTAATGCAATGTTAAGTTATTAA
- a CDS encoding MATE family efflux transporter, with translation MKQIKQDLTSMSIPKSVIFLAWPVILRMSLQMIVGIVDLAMVGSLGSAAIASVGISNNLLWFIISATTAFSVGTTALIAQNVGAKNYKQAEEIARQSIAITLTMALGIGFFSYIFAEQIIELMIVAMKKPDPAVIHYGTVYFQIIAISFPFFFTLMVLNGILQGAGDMKTPLKVMVFVNIFNLVFDYLLIFGVGPFPELGVVGAAIASTAARMLAFGIALYILLTGRTRFKVNWPKRFTFNWEIIGQLTRVGIPAAIEQLIRTSGTTSLAMIVAGLGTPALAANQIVMRGISIANMPAFGLNMATTTLVGQNLGAGKPDRAEKVGYIAAKMAAGFMFIFGIVIFLLAKPITLIFTRTPEVVHLSVIALRIISLSLPFLGILLTFFGALRGAGDTKWVMYITAIGVWGSRVALAYLLAIVFKIGFVGVWIAFAIDFMSRTVMSYLRFRSGKWKEINLWKKKEINIKDYQEA, from the coding sequence GTGAAGCAGATTAAACAGGATCTAACCTCTATGAGTATTCCTAAAAGTGTAATTTTCCTGGCATGGCCGGTAATATTACGAATGAGCCTTCAGATGATTGTTGGAATTGTAGATTTAGCAATGGTAGGCTCTCTGGGTTCAGCGGCAATTGCATCTGTAGGAATCAGCAACAATTTATTATGGTTTATTATCAGTGCAACCACTGCTTTTAGTGTAGGAACTACTGCTCTTATAGCTCAGAATGTAGGGGCAAAAAATTATAAACAGGCAGAAGAAATAGCACGCCAATCTATTGCCATTACCTTGACTATGGCATTAGGGATTGGTTTTTTTTCCTATATCTTTGCAGAACAGATTATTGAACTAATGATTGTAGCTATGAAAAAACCTGACCCTGCAGTTATCCACTACGGAACCGTATATTTTCAAATTATCGCTATCTCTTTCCCATTCTTCTTTACTTTAATGGTACTTAACGGAATTTTGCAGGGCGCGGGTGATATGAAAACACCTTTGAAAGTGATGGTCTTTGTTAACATATTTAATTTAGTCTTTGACTATTTATTAATCTTTGGAGTTGGGCCATTTCCGGAATTGGGCGTAGTCGGTGCAGCTATCGCTTCAACTGCTGCGCGAATGCTGGCCTTTGGAATAGCACTTTATATTCTGCTGACAGGGCGAACCAGATTCAAAGTTAACTGGCCAAAACGCTTTACCTTTAATTGGGAAATAATTGGTCAATTAACCAGGGTGGGGATCCCTGCTGCTATAGAACAGTTGATTCGTACTAGTGGTACTACATCTCTGGCTATGATAGTTGCAGGTTTAGGTACTCCTGCATTAGCAGCAAATCAGATCGTCATGCGTGGAATCTCCATAGCCAATATGCCAGCATTTGGTCTCAATATGGCTACTACAACTCTTGTCGGACAAAATCTGGGAGCTGGAAAACCAGATCGTGCTGAAAAAGTAGGTTATATCGCTGCAAAAATGGCAGCAGGTTTCATGTTTATTTTTGGAATTGTAATCTTTCTTCTGGCAAAACCAATCACTCTGATCTTTACCCGGACTCCAGAAGTTGTCCACTTGTCAGTTATTGCTTTGCGTATAATCTCTCTCTCCCTACCTTTTCTAGGCATTCTCCTTACCTTTTTCGGTGCTCTTAGAGGTGCAGGAGATACCAAATGGGTTATGTATATTACCGCCATAGGTGTCTGGGGAAGCAGAGTAGCTTTAGCTTATCTTTTGGCTATTGTTTTTAAAATTGGTTTTGTGGGAGTATGGATTGCTTTTGCCATTGACTTTATGAGTAGAACCGTTATGTCTTATCTACGTTTCCGGAGTGGTAAATGGAAGGAGATAAATTTGTGGAAGAAAAAAGAAATTAATATAAAAGATTATCAGGAAGCATAA
- a CDS encoding CPBP family intramembrane glutamic endopeptidase, giving the protein MRKSMIWGGIFTLVAVVLALPYIYFTVVYSTSGNIIEGNGQVPWGKLYFEGVKLALVVFSSCLIGFSWSKSLGLAGFGRVEDLKRNWQWILVYGGFIGLMIYIFGDRYFIKLAPGFYPTQLKFAIFIPIYAALVEETFARFGVMTFLVKIFGSKQIANILAALIFAIGHVNMFKVTGIIYRLNYVTFCSFILNLCVSLFFGYVYWRKGLLTAMGIHFVANLRYVLFALLR; this is encoded by the coding sequence ATGCGTAAAAGTATGATTTGGGGCGGGATTTTTACATTAGTTGCAGTAGTTTTGGCTTTGCCTTATATATATTTTACGGTAGTTTATAGTACTTCTGGTAATATTATAGAAGGAAATGGGCAGGTTCCTTGGGGAAAATTATACTTTGAGGGAGTAAAGTTGGCTCTGGTGGTCTTTTCTTCCTGTTTAATCGGTTTTTCCTGGAGTAAGAGTTTGGGATTAGCGGGGTTTGGAAGAGTGGAAGATTTAAAACGGAATTGGCAGTGGATTTTGGTCTATGGTGGATTTATTGGTTTGATGATTTATATTTTTGGAGATCGGTATTTTATAAAGCTGGCCCCAGGATTTTATCCAACTCAGCTTAAGTTTGCTATATTTATTCCTATTTATGCAGCTCTGGTTGAAGAAACCTTTGCTCGATTTGGAGTTATGACCTTTTTGGTAAAAATTTTTGGGAGTAAACAGATAGCTAATATTTTGGCGGCTTTGATCTTTGCTATTGGTCATGTAAATATGTTTAAGGTTACTGGGATAATTTATCGGTTGAATTATGTAACTTTCTGCTCCTTTATCTTAAATTTATGTGTTAGTCTTTTCTTTGGGTATGTGTATTGGCGTAAAGGTCTTTTAACGGCTATGGGAATTCATTTTGTAGCTAATCTCAGATATGTACTTTTTGCACTTTTGCGATAA
- the rlmD gene encoding 23S rRNA (uracil(1939)-C(5))-methyltransferase RlmD, translating into MVKPVKKGEIVTIELDNLAYGGEAVGRVDNFAIFVAGGIPGEKVKVRITEVKKRYGRGELIEILNPSPFRAPASCDVYTGCGGCQLQHVEYKEQLKLKRQIVVDAIERIGGLKGVKVHSTLPSNQDFYRNKAQFPLGVGKGVDGREEIITGFYAPGTHKIVPNNNCCIQHPLINRIVRKTLKILNEEGVSIYDERVHKGLLRHLLVRVGVCTNQAMLVFVTNGQEFPKGKKIAQRVMDEVPELVSVLQNINTQRTNVILGQKTRLIAGKERIIDYIGDLKFEISAQSFFQVNTLQSKVLYDRVLKYANLSGKEIVLDAYCGIGTISLYLAQHAGVVHGIEVVQQAIEDAEQNAVLNGIKNTFFYTGLVEEILPRLVEDNVKFDVVVVDPPRKGCHTDVLKVFGETKPERIVYVSCNPTTLARDLAVLVKYGYEVIEVQPVDMFPHTYHVESVVLIKRKYMG; encoded by the coding sequence ATGGTAAAGCCAGTAAAAAAAGGAGAGATTGTAACCATAGAGTTGGACAACCTGGCCTATGGTGGCGAAGCAGTAGGTCGGGTTGATAATTTTGCCATTTTTGTGGCCGGTGGTATTCCAGGAGAAAAGGTTAAGGTCCGTATAACCGAAGTAAAAAAACGCTATGGACGGGGAGAATTGATAGAAATTTTAAATCCTTCTCCATTCCGTGCTCCTGCTTCATGTGATGTGTACACCGGATGTGGTGGGTGTCAGCTCCAGCATGTGGAATATAAGGAGCAGTTGAAGTTAAAGCGTCAAATTGTAGTAGATGCAATAGAAAGGATCGGTGGATTAAAAGGGGTTAAAGTTCATTCTACACTGCCCAGTAATCAGGATTTTTATCGAAATAAAGCGCAATTTCCCCTGGGCGTTGGAAAGGGCGTAGATGGAAGAGAAGAGATTATTACTGGTTTTTATGCTCCCGGTACTCATAAGATTGTTCCAAATAATAATTGTTGTATCCAACATCCCCTTATCAACCGGATTGTACGTAAAACTCTTAAGATCCTCAATGAAGAAGGAGTGTCCATTTATGACGAAAGAGTACATAAAGGTTTGCTCCGTCATCTTCTAGTTCGGGTAGGGGTTTGTACTAACCAGGCAATGTTAGTCTTTGTCACTAATGGTCAAGAATTTCCAAAAGGTAAGAAGATTGCTCAAAGGGTAATGGATGAAGTACCGGAATTGGTTAGCGTATTGCAAAATATCAATACCCAGCGTACCAATGTAATCCTGGGTCAGAAGACTAGATTGATTGCCGGCAAGGAGAGAATTATTGACTATATAGGCGATTTGAAATTTGAAATTTCGGCCCAATCTTTCTTCCAGGTAAATACCTTACAGTCAAAGGTGCTTTACGATCGGGTTTTAAAATATGCTAATTTAAGCGGTAAAGAGATTGTTCTGGATGCTTATTGCGGGATTGGAACGATTTCGCTTTATCTGGCTCAACATGCAGGTGTGGTACACGGTATTGAGGTAGTTCAACAGGCTATTGAAGATGCAGAACAAAATGCAGTATTAAATGGGATTAAGAACACATTTTTTTATACCGGTTTGGTTGAAGAAATATTACCGCGGCTTGTAGAAGATAATGTTAAATTTGATGTTGTAGTTGTTGATCCACCGCGGAAAGGTTGTCATACGGATGTATTAAAAGTGTTTGGTGAGACTAAACCTGAACGGATTGTGTACGTTTCCTGTAATCCTACTACTCTAGCACGAGACCTGGCTGTATTGGTGAAGTATGGGTATGAAGTAATAGAAGTACAGCCGGTAGATATGTTTCCCCATACCTATCATGTGGAGTCAGTAGTATTGATTAAAAGGAAATACATGGGTTAA
- a CDS encoding TetR/AcrR family transcriptional regulator: MEDNRLRIVQAAHDLFNARGYKSVTISDLADRLGMSKKTIYQYFSGKEEIAAAVIEGALARVNEIIDMAESQQSDPLHALQDALIQVKDQITLLGPLFLEDVQKYLPDLWQRIEQHRAEKIKFIERLLQRAQDAGLVKDIEPRLAMVIFFEAGQALIRPDSLSRHGFSMVDVLDALIKIFCTGIVEPKIFEPNVKL, encoded by the coding sequence ATGGAAGATAATCGCTTGCGTATTGTTCAGGCGGCCCATGATTTGTTTAATGCTCGGGGATATAAGAGCGTAACCATTAGTGACTTGGCCGATCGATTAGGAATGAGTAAAAAGACGATTTACCAATATTTTTCCGGGAAAGAGGAAATTGCAGCTGCTGTAATAGAAGGTGCGCTAGCTCGGGTAAATGAAATTATCGATATGGCGGAATCCCAACAATCAGACCCTCTGCATGCTCTTCAGGATGCGTTAATACAAGTGAAGGACCAAATTACTCTTCTTGGACCTTTGTTTTTAGAGGATGTACAAAAATATCTTCCTGACTTATGGCAACGAATCGAACAACATAGGGCTGAAAAAATCAAATTCATTGAGCGTTTGTTACAGCGGGCTCAAGATGCCGGGTTGGTAAAAGATATTGAGCCGCGTCTGGCAATGGTGATTTTTTTTGAGGCAGGACAGGCTTTAATTAGACCCGATTCTCTTTCTCGACATGGGTTCTCAATGGTGGACGTTTTGGATGCTTTAATCAAAATCTTCTGTACGGGAATTGTAGAACCAAAGATATTTGAGCCGAACGTCAAGCTCTGA